From Qipengyuania soli:
CGAAAATGCGCGAATGCGCTCCACTGGGCTGGTCGTATTCTCCGACATCGAGTTCGCCGGAGATCTCCAGATCGCCGAGTGCGAACAGCATGTGTTCGCTGAAGGCCGAGCCGGTGCGGCTCTGGCAGTCGGTGCAATGGCAGGCGTAGGGGTTGAGCCGGAAACCTTCGCGCAAAGTGTAGCGCACCGATCCGCAAAGGCACCCGCCGGTCACTTCGCCTTTCATCGCCTT
This genomic window contains:
- a CDS encoding GFA family protein, producing MKGEVTGGCLCGSVRYTLREGFRLNPYACHCTDCQSRTGSAFSEHMLFALGDLEISGELDVGEYDQPSGAHSRIFGCVRCKSRIYAVNDSREGMASLRCGTLDLSASFTPAAHVWVKSKQPWIGLPADARVMEEQPRSSEDWIKFVGIA